The window GGAGGCTGGGCAAGGGGCCAGCAGGGTTCttctgttcattcaacaaatactggcCTAGGTCCTGCTGCGTGCTAGGCActgggtgggagcaggggctgaGCGAGATCCAGACAGgaggcctctgccctcctggggctgacATTTTACACGTGGAGGCTGTCATGCAACACAGCACACCTGGGCCCTCACAGGGTAGCTGTGAGGCATAGCCCTGCCCCTGGCCAGGGGCCCAGTGGGCCATAGAGCACAGGGGTGCCTGGCCATTGTGGCTGGGATGCTGGCTCTGGTGGCCCCGGAATCTCTCTCCTGTGACTCCAAGGTCATGGCCGGGACACAGGCAGGAGCCAACTGGCCCAGCTGGGCTGATCAATATTTCTGGGTTTAGCTTAGGTGAAGGGAAATTCCCAGGAACACCCAGGCTGGATTGGTGAGGACAGGCTGCCCTATGGGGAAGTGTGAAAAGGTGAGGTGGGATGGAGGCTGAGAGGCTGCCAAATTCAGCTGTCACTAAGGTgggggaggcccagagagggtctgAAGGGCTACCGGGCCACATAGCTCCAGCTACTCCTGCTGGGGTTCCCTGATATGGCTAGTGACTGGAGGACCCGGCACTGACCCCAGACAGAAGCAAGTTAGGCCTCTGCTCTGAGCCTAGTGCCTCAAGGCCCCCCAGTTCTGAGTGCCCAAACTACTTTTCCTATGAATCTGAAGGCCTTTGGGCTGCCTCGCTGTTGGTGCTGAGATGAGCTGTGTTTCTCGAGGCTGGTTTGGGGTGGCTGAGGGTAGGAGAAGACCTGCAGCTGGGGGTCCGGGCCCTGGTTCAGGGAGGAGAGGGACCACAAATAAGTCTTCCTCACTGTCACCAACTCAGATGTGTTCCTTGGCCCTCTCCACAGCCTAAAGATTCTGATTCTACAGCTCCTCAGGTGAGTCAAAAAGcccagccacggggctggcccagtggtgcagtggttaagttcgcacgttctgcttctcagcagcccggggttccccggttcggatcccgcgtgcgaacatggcaccgcttggcaaaagccatgctgtggcaggcgtcccacatataaagtagaggaagatgggcatggatgttagctcagggccagtcttcctcagcaaaaagaggattggcagcagttagctcagggctaatcttcctccgaaaaaaaaaaaaaaaagcccagccAGACCTGGGGCAGTCCAGCAGCTGTGGGCCCTCTCCCCTTGAACCTCCATAAAATGGGGCTAGcacccttcctccctgcctcccatgCCTCCAGTGGGATGACTAAATGGGGCGTGCTCCTATCGATGGGCCTTTGAGAACAATACTGACTATTCTCCTAGCGTCTCAAACTTAAATGACTTCAGAGGCCAGACAGGTCCCAAGAGTGAATGAATCTCCTGAGTGTAGGATGATGGAAAGGAGTGGGGACTTGTGCAAAAAGCTATGCCAGGTAAAGCTTGCTTACTATGGTAGATTTGGCCTGGGGGCCACAAGTTTGAGACCCCCGTGTAGCTCTGTCTGAGCCCCAGACAGCTTCCCCTTTGTGATTCTGCAGTTTTCTGAATCCAATAATACTGACTATTGGGGTTATTCTACTGTACTATTGGGCCAGGTGAGGGACCACTGGGTGCTTTCACCATGGGCCCAGAGGGACAGGGCAGGGGGCTCACCTGGAAGCCCAGGCAGCGGCCGTAGAAGCAGCCCTTGTGCAATGTGACGTACTCGCGCAGAAAGTCTGCGATGAGCCGTTCATCACCCTCGAAGAAGAGCCTCCCCGGCTGGTTGGTGTCCAGCAGGCGCTGGGCATAGTAGGCCAGAGCGCGGAGCTGGGTGAGGGCGGCCAGGTAGGCCTCGAGTTCTGCCAGGTTGTGGCTGGTGCGGAAAAAGATGCTGCGGCGGTTGGCAGCCACATAGCGTGATTTGTGCAGCAGGTGCGCCAGGCAGCAGCGGGCTGTGTGCACCAGGCTGCGGAACCCGTTGGCCGGCGTCTCTGCATCCAGGTCAAAGAGGTGTGCCTTGCCCAGCAAGTGGCCAAGGGGTGGCTCCAGCCCCAATGCCTGCTCCCGGATGCCAGCAAAGACATCCCACAGCCGCCGTGCTGTCTCCCCAGGGCCTTGGCTCGAGAAGAAGGCCATGTTGTCCTCTGCCAGAGTCACCAGCGACTGTGTCATTGTGCGCAGGTCCATGGTGTTTGTGAGCCGCGAGGCTGCGGGCAGGTGGGGAGGCATATTAGGCAGGGCTGGATCACCCCTTGCTCAGCTGGGGCCCTTGGGTCCATGAGTccaggctctgccctcctcctccctcagacccaggtgTCAGACCCCAACCGCATCCTTCAGACCCCAGGGTGGAGTCTAGGGCCTcatccccttccttcctcaggaCCCATGTGTCCAGGTACCCAgatcctttctccctcctcaagAGCTAAGAGTTCAATCCCTCAGCTCCCTTCTTCCTCAGACCCAGGAGTGCAGGCCCCAGACCCTTCTTCTTCAGGCTCCAGGGGCTCCTGCTCTCTTATTTGGGACTTTTACTGGCTCCCTAGCTCCAGTATCTCGCCTACAATCCAGGAGTCTATCtatccctctttcttccttcaggcaCCCAAGAGTTTAGCCATCTGTCTCCATTTATTCTCCTTGGGCCCAGGACTCCTTTTCCTAGGTTCTGAGAAGTATGCATCCCCAGTTGGTCCCCTCTCTCAGGACCTGGGAGTTCCAGGctcccattccacctcctctcaGGCCCCAGGTGTCACCCATAAGCCCTTCCCCTCCACTAATATTTGGGAGAGTTCAGCCCTCAGCCTACCCATTCCCACCTACCTGGTGGTGTCCCAGGACCCTGGTCCCAAGCCCAATTCCTAAACCCAGGAGTTCATAATTCTAGCCTTACTTAAAACTGAGGAGTCACTCTTGCCTCCCTCCTAGTCCCTCAAGTCTGGCTGTGGAATCCCCTCCAAACTCCAGCTCTTTCCCTATTCCTCTGATGGGTCCCCAAAACTTGGTCCCACTGCTCCCTCAGCTGGTCCCCTGGCCTTCGGGCCTGTCCACTTGGCTCAGATTGCATGGGCCAGCCCTGTTcccctgcctgccacagcagCACTTGTTGCCGTCGTTAACCTTGAGCTCACTCTGTGCCAGACCTGTGCTAAGAACTTTGTGTGCGTTTGCTCATTCAGTCCTCACTAACCCTCTGAGACCCAGACTGCCTCGGTTTAAGTTTCAGTTATTGTCGGtagcatccccattttataggagaggaaactgaggcccagaggtgtTAAGTAAGGAGTTGAAGGCTGCATTGAAAGTGGCAGagcagaattcaaacccagatctctgGGTCCAGAGCTGTTACTTAAGCTGGTCTTCCTCCCAGGGCTCTGGAGGCTGGGCCTCTAGCTCTGGCTTTCAAAAACTTGCCCTGGACTAGGCCCGACTGTCCACACTTGAGGGTCCCCGGTGATCTTTCCTCTGGGATCCCCATCCTGTCACCTAGGTCTTGGAAAAGCTGCCCTTGCCCCCCTTGGTGAGGATGCTGCCCTCTGCTCCAGAGATTCTTCCCTCCTGAAGCCCACCCAGCACCTTGCCTGGCTTCTGGGTTGATGGCTCCCTGATCCCCCAGAAGAAGGtgtctcctctcccttccaggcCCTGAGGTTGGCAGCAGCCATTCCTGTCTCCTAGCTGGCCGTGCACTCACCCCTCCCAGGCCTCTTCAGAGCTCTCCCGGGCTGGGACTGCTGACTGTGGCTAGTGCCAGTAGCAGCCTGGGGCATAAACCCAGAGAGGGGCCCAGCCTGCTCAGGGTGTGGCCACCCATTCCACCTCCCACCCAGAAAGGACAGTGAGAATCACGTGCTGTAAACAGCTAACGGAGCCCAActccctgccccctctgcccGCTCCCAGCCCCAGCACAACTGGGAGTCCTTGTCCCAGGCTCCTCTGCCTTAGAACCCAAGAGTCTGGGCCCCTAGCCCTCTCCTTCTTTGGACTCAAGAGTCCAGGCCCCTGGCCCCTCCTctctcagacccaggggtccaggcctctcctcccccagacccaggagtccaggccctcagctcctcctcccttAGGACTCAGAAGTCTCAGCCCCCGTCCTGAACAAACTGTCCCCTCTCACCCAGCCAGGCTgtgctccctctccccagggtGAATTCAGGGAGCAAGGGCCTACTgatctccactcccaccccctcaGACTGGCCCTGGCACAGCCAGCCCCAGCTgttagggggagagagagggtaGCTAGCCCTGCCTGTCCCTCCTGGGAGGACAAAAGCCGATTAAGGACAGTGCCAAGCTTGGCTAGGGGCCTAAGCCATAGGTCCTACTGTGTGGTATTTTCACACTGGGGATTCAGTACCCGCCACTCACCCGGCACAGGCCATCCTGCTGTGACTCTCATCCCCACCTCACATATGGGGAAACCGAAGCCCAGAGAGACACTTCCCCTCTGTTAATCCGTGTACTCCTTGCCTGGCCAGCTTTTTCTCACCCTTCAGACCTCAGCTTGTCACCTGAAGAGACATTCCCTAACTGCTCCTCCCCATCTAAGATACCCCCCATCTTTATTTTCTGCCATCATACTTAGTTCTTCTTCCTAGAATTTTACACAATTATAGAATTTTAGCAATTATCATTTGTTTGCTTACATGTTTGTTGTTTGTCTTCCCCCAGGGGAGGAACCAGGCTTCATGGAGCTATGAAGCTTATAGGGGGTGGAGGTTGggctcttttggaaaaagaatataaaatcacaAACACAAAATTAGGTACAGGGCCTTGGAAGGGGCCTGTGCAAATGAGAGGCCCTGAGGCCTCAGTGTCATTTGCTTGGCTGTAGGTGAATCCTCCTCATCTCTCCCCCTTGAATGTCATCCCCACAAGGGCAGGGGGTGGCCCCAGGGCCCACTGTGGGGCCTaacacagagtaggtactcagcaaatatttgaagaaggaaggaaagattgaAGAGTCAGTGGGGGCAGAAGCAGGTGGATGGGGGCTTGGGAGAGGACTACTCCTCCCCAGGGAAGACGGACATATGGACAGACAGAGGCCTCTGGAGGCAGTGCTAAATGGCTGTGACAATGGAACACTGGCCCAAGCCACTTGCCCGGTGATCCTGGATGAGCGTGGTTTCCTCATCCGGGAGTCACACTTGGCCATCCTGCCCACTGAGGCAGGAGATGAGTTTTGTAACCAGGACTCCATGGGTGGCATTTTCTGCACGCGGTTTGCTTTGTGGATCTCATTGGCCTCTCTGGGATGTATACTGCGCCATTTTTCTCTGTGGCACGTATCACCCTCTAACACACATccaatttattatttgtgttgtttgctgtctccctcactagattATAGGCttgctgagggcagggactttgttttattcactgctgtaccCCTAGCCCTTGCATGGTGCCTGGCGCAAGCCAGCATGTGGTATTTATTGCATGATAGACTGTGGTTTCCTACTTTATGAAGCCACTGTCATTTACTTCCCCTCTGTGGGGTGGGGATCTTTActgaagatgaagacagagaagacTTGGACAGAACAAGTAACTTGTGCAAAGTGGTGGGGAAGAGGCTGGATCCCAGGCCCTCATGACTCTAGGGTCCTGCCTTTTGCCCTGTTCCAGGCGGCTCCCTCGGGGCTGGGCCGGGTAGAGCCAGGAGGAAGAGATATTGAGGTTGCCAGAAACTTGCTAAGaatcccaggcagagggcactggggcaggggcaggcccaTAGGGCCATGGGCGAGGACTGGGGCAGAGGTAGGGCTGAGAGATCCTGCCACCTGGGCACCAGCCCTGTGCCCTAAAGAGCGACTAGGCAGTTGGACACATTGCCTGGATTTTGGCCTCTGGGGACTGAGCAGGGGTGAGAGGCAGTGGGGAAGGAAGTTgggggaggatggaggaagggcccAGTGTGGGGTCTGGGAGGGGCAAGGGTTCTGAAGGGGAAAGGCCTGGGGGGCAGATGTAGGAGGGGGGCTTGCGAGTGTAGCCCAATCCCTTAGTGTGTGCATAAAAGAGCAAACATTGCTCTAACTGTTCTTCTTATTGCTTCACATGTCCCCACAACCCATGAGGTCAGGACCATTATCACTCCTTTTGGTAGAAGAGTAAACTTGAGACGCAGAGGTGACAGACTGCTCGGGGTCACAGAGCCAGCAAGGATGGCACTGCTTGTCTCTGCTGTGTTTCTGTGTATATCTGAGTGttgctccttctctctgtcaCGTCTCAGCCATGTCCTTCCTGGACGGTCAGATGTGAGTGTATCTTTGAGGTTCACACCGATGTACATATGTAGGTACATGTCCTGCCTAGTGTTTGTTCTGGCCTGTTTGTGGGTGGGTGTGCCGACATTTTTCCCCAGtctgtgtgtttttatgtttctCAGTATGTCTAAAGGCGTGTTTGTATGCATGTGTCATCGCCTGTGTGTGTTTCTCAACCTGTGAGCATATCCGTGTCTCTATTTCTCTTGGCCCGTGAGATTTTGTGGCCATGTGTTTGTATGAGTATGGACATATACATTCATATTTGTGCATATCATGGTCCCTGGGTGTATGCccgcgtgtgtgtgtatgtggtgtaaGCATCTCTCCCCATGTGCTCAAGCCAGAACTCATGGCATCATCCtggccacctcccacccccatctaATCCATCATGAAGTCCTGTTCACTCTGCCCCTAGAAACCTCTGGAACCTGGCTCTTCTTCCCACCCCCTCAGCACCCTCATCTGGATGATTGTAACAACTCTGTGTCCCTGATTTTGCCCCCTTCAGTctcttctccacacagcagccaagggatctttctaaaacataaatccGGTCACACACTCCCAACTCTTCAACGCCCCTATCCTTGCTCTCAGGATAAAGCCCCAAACCAGGTACAATCTGGGCCCCTTGCCTGACcagcctcctctcttcctcccctcccatgCTGAGCTCTTTCTGAGCCATAATGTGCCACTTCCATGGGCCTCAAGGTCTCTGTCCATTCTGTCCTCttggccctccctgccccccttgCCCAGCAGTCAACCCTTGCTCATTTTTGGGTCCAATGTCGCCTCCTTGGGAAGCCTCCCTCTTACATTTTCTCAGGGTTTTCTCTCTTGTATTTATCACAGTTTATAATTATATCTCATTTGTGGGGTTATTTGAGTAATGTCTGTGTCTACAGCTCAATGTGAGTCTGTCCTCACCACCAAGAGCCCAGGCCTGGCATAAATAAGCATTCAGTGAATGTCTGCTGGACAAATATGTGCAAATGGAGCTTTTTGGGTCCAGAATCAAGGTTGGGACACACAGCAGTTTTGAGCTCACATACTCCCTACCgtcaggaggctgggggtggccATCTCTCTGCCCTCACTGGTCAGATACGGAAGCCCAGATGACTGGTCCCTCAGAGCTGCAGTgtctcatctgggaaatggggtaATCATAATGACACTAGCGGCATCCTGGCATCTGGTTACTGGCAAGATCAAACTGATGACTAGGACTgctccagccagccagcctggaTGCCtttggggcaggggctgggtctgAATCAGGAAATGATGGGTGAATCTCAGGAGCTTGGGGGAAGGAGCCTCTGTGAGTAGGTGGGTCCATGGGGTTGTGAGTAGGACTGGCTCAGTGCTGTGCAGGAAGCCCTACCCAAGAGGATTTTGACTCCTTACGACAACCTTAAGGGCAGCACAATTATTAGTATCCCTGTGTTACAGTTCACACCTTCCTTCACTtattatttcagtaaatatttgagtgcctatgTGCCTGGCATACCAGGCTCTGGAAATGTGGGGTAAACAGCCCTGCCCTTGGTGAACTCACTGTCTAGTGGggagtaatagtaataataacctCCACCTCTCCTGAGGGCTTTCTGTGCGCCAGCACCAAATGCACTACACTCATTCAAACCTCACTAGAGCCCTACAAATCAGGTATTCCTATcactatgcccattttatagctCAGAAActtgaggcagggaaggagggagcctgTTGCCCAGTGTACCACAGATCATAGGCTGGGGAAGCAGGTCTCCAATATCCAAGGTCTTAACTATGGCCTGTAATGCCTCTGGGTACACTGTCCTGCTTGTGAGGCTGTCTTGCTGTGTGACAGTAAATGCCCTTGGGCCCCAATCTGAGCTCCAAGCCTGTCTGAGCCTGCGTGTGTGCATCTGGAGCCAACTCCAGTTCTATCCTTGGCTAATAATGCAGCCTATGGCTGGGAGAACAATGAGTTTGGGGTCTCTGGGGCCCCGGGGCTATGTCAGTTGCTTTCCTCCACAGGAACTTCCCATAGGTCCTCAGTTGGACTGACAAATACTCATAACTGAGCAAGGACTTAATGAGAGCCCCTGCCTGAGGCTTGCAGCATCTCTCTTGGTCTGTTAGTCTTTCTCCAGCCTGCTGAGATCTGCAAATAATGTGACACCCTAGGGAACCCAGGTGTAAGCCATCCCTTTTCCCCAGGGAGGGTGTGCAAGTTCAAAGCCGACCCAGGGCCCCCTAGTCCTAGAAGGACTCGGGGTTAGGAAGTTAGGCACCAGGGGAGCGGGTCTGAAGCAGGTGGTTTGACAACAATGGATGAAAGGACTGAACtaaggatgggaggagggggctgTTTTGAGTCGTATTGGCCTCCTGGCATCCCCTAATACGGAGCACCCCTTCCACCTACCTTTCCCTTACTCACTCCTAAACTTTCTGTTTGGGCAACAGTTTCAAACCTCTTCCCCATTATCCTTTCAAGAGTGCCAGAAACCTGAAAACCGGCGCTTGAGCCATTACCCATGTGGGAAACACTGAAGGCAGGAGTTGCCAACGGTCACACAGCGAGTACAGAGCGGGAGCGAGAACCCTGGTCTAGTACACTCGCATTCTGGACTCTATTCTCAAGATGGTACTAGGTTCTCCGGTAATCTCTATGCCTGGAGTCGGGGTTGGAGGAGTAATCTGCTCTCACATCACCCCCTTCTCACATGGATCATCCCCGCACCCCCCGCAGGGCGGCaatgggccagcccaggggctccCCCACTTCTCATGGCAGTGGGTCAGTCCACTCAGTCCCCAGTTCCCCGCAGGATGTCCAAGGTTCCTTCCGGGCTGCTGCCGACCCCAGCGCGCTCACCTTTCGCCTTGCCTTTTCGCCACCGTCGGCGGCTACGGGTCTTGGACCCCTTTTTGGTCTTCTCCGAGGCCAGGGCCTCAGGGACCCTGGCGTGCCCCGTTTCCATGGCGGACTCCATCACCTCTCCGCGGTCCCCGCGCTGGGCCAATTCCAACCTCTAGGCCCCGCCCCGAAGGCCAATCCTTGCTACACTCCACCGCCGGGCCCCCATATCACCCAATCCTGGGCTCGCTCCTCTCTGGGTCCCGTCCCCTGAGCAATCTGGGCCTCACTCCACCGCCGGGCCCCGCCCCCAACCGCTAGGTCCTACGGCCTGGCCACGCCCCCTCAAGCATATTAAAGGGccccagaccaaaaaaaaaaggcagcccTGGAGGCGGCGAAAAGCGTCCTCCGAGCAGGACTAGTGGAGAGTCCCGTGGGGGTCATTCCAGCAGGGAAGCCTAGATGTTCTCACGTGCTGACGCTCAGCATCGCATTCCACTCACCTTCCCACGAAGGGATCCTACAACGCGACCCAGCCCGCCCGCTGGTTTGGGAGAGTGGGGCGCCGCGGAGCCTccgcttgggggtggggggagggctaGGTCCTGCGGCGATTGAAAGCCGGGGCGGGGCCCCAGCGCTGGAGGCGTGGTTTGCCTGCCCGCCGGTTGAGGAGGAAGCCCCGCCTTCTCCTCCCGCTCTTTGTCTCTTAGTTCTCTCATTGCTCTTTCTCAGGGTTCTTTGCTTTCTCCCTCCCCGCGATAATGGTAAGGGAGGGGAAGAATACTCGGCGCCTGCGCGCTAGCCCCAAGCCGCGTGCCAGCCGCCGGGAGGAGAGGCGGTAGAGGGAGGGCCGTGTGCCTGCGAAAAGGCGGGAAACAGGTGACGCTCGAGGCTCGCGCATGCGCACAAAGTCAACTGCGTCTCGGGCGCCTGAGGGGAAGCGGCCCGGTCTGTGGCGGCGCTGTGGAGAGGGCGTCTCTCGAGACCTGGTTCTGGAGGCGTGAAGAAACAGCTCTTCATCGTCAGCGCCGGAAAAAGCAGACCGGCGACCCTCTTTGCCTCATGACCCTCCTCCCTGCCGTCCCAAAGCCGGCGAGCAGCCCTGAGAGACTCCCGTTCCGACTTCTCCTCCGCCCTGGGAGACGCAGCCCTTCCGGGAGGACAGGCCTCCGCGAGAGCAGCATGGCGGCCTGCGGACTCGCCCGACTGGGCTGCCCTGTTTGCCCTCAGGCCGCTTCAACAAGGGACCCCTCTGTCCACGGATGGAACGTGCGCGCCTGCCTTCTGCATGGCGGGCTTCtgagcccagggaaggagggtcGGGGCCTGAGCGGGGGCTGAGCCTGCACCGCCGGGCCCCTGCCCGCTtcggaggaggggagggagagctggcGGCCGCCGAGTCCTGGCCCGTCCCCCCCTCCGCTGCCCCCTCCATCCAGCCCCGACCTTGCCCGGACTTTGGCGGACCCCACAGCCCCTCTCTCAGGCTCCCTTCCTGAGAACACCCCCAAGGCCATGAGGCCTGGCTGGCCTGCGACTCCCCTGGGGGGCAGCCTGGCCGGGGAGCGGTGTCTTCCTGGGAGCTCAGGATCCTAAGTCAGGACGGAACCCCCAAGGGTAAGGGTCCGCGTCAGCCTGTGTCGCCAGTGCCTGTGGCGGTGTCTGCACAGGGCTGTGCTGGGTGGTTTGGGGACGGATGGGTGGATACTGGCAGGAGGGCAGCTTCCCTGGtttcctggcccccagcccagagcccttGCCCACTTCTGTGTGATTGCCCCCCAGTCCTCTGTGGGGGGCAGCCTGGTGCAGGGGAAGAAGTCCCACCCTGGCTTGGATCCTGGCTGGGCCGCTTCCTCACTGCGCGGCCTCAGGCACAGCCTTCtcttctctaggcctcagcttcctcatccatcACTGGGGCTGGGGCTCTTTGTCTGGCAGGACTGGGGAGGGATCACCCGGGCTAACTGACGTACTGGTGGTCCTTAGTACCcctgactgaatgaatgactgtcCTGGGAGGCTCCCTGTCCCCCAGGCTCACACTCACCCGTGTGTCGGTAGTGTCTGTGCTTCTTGCTGGGGCTGTTCTTCCCAGGTGCTGATGTCCCACCGTATCCTGACATCACTCCATAACCAGACTTCCCCTTGAAGACGAGCTTCATTTCCTGGGCCACTGTCCCACCCCTTGTGGATGGTGAATCGGATCCTGATTGAGACCCCGAATCTGATTCTGAATCCAGATCTGTGACCCACTCAAAGCGTGTCTTCCACCCTGAGGCTGGTTGCTGTGAAGACATTTGGTTCCATTCTGATAGAAATCCCCACTCCATGAAAGATCCCTGCTGGGATTTGGCTCCCTGCACTGGAGCTGTTGGCTGGGCAGTAGGGACTGACTGTCCTGGTGTCTCTTGGGACATAGATTCAATCTGGGCAGGTGGCCCATTTTGGGGTCCATGTCTAGGCTGGTCTGGAGGTGTTGATCCAGCTTCTCGCTGAGCTAGAGGTGGCTCTCCTGGGCCAGATCCTGTCTGGGCTGCACATCCCTCTCTCAAGTGTGGTTCCTTTTGACTTCTAGATTCTAGTCCTGGCCCAGGTCTCTGCTGCAAGGCAGCTTCCTGTTGAGCGAAGTGCACCCTTTGTGTGGGAGGTGATTGCTGTGGTGCAGGCTCCTGTGGGGCAAGAAATTCCTGCAGCAAAGCATTTTTTTGTTGGGTTCTAGGCTCCTGCTGGGATTCAGCTTCATGTTCAGCAAGGGGCTCCTGCTGAGTGAAGGGCATTTGCTGTGAAGCAGGCTCCTGTTGGGTGTTGGGTCCCTGCTGAGTCTTAGATGCTGGCTGGGCTGTGGGTGCCTCTTCTGGCCCAGGCTCTGGCTGGGTGATTGGTGTCTGGTGTGGCTCAGGTTCCTGGTCAAGCCTAGATACTGTCTCAGCACCTGGCTCCACTGTTGTTATTTCCCTCAAGGAAGATGTTGATCTCCCAGGCCTCAtccttctgcccctcctccccggTGCCTCCCTACTCACAGATCCCTCATTGGTTCCTCATGATGGCATCTCCCTTTGGGTTCCACTCCTTCATCCTGACATCCCTGGTCTTCCTTTTGAAGGCAGTTGGCAAGTGGGCCGACCACTGCTGGCCCCCACTCCTGTGCCAAGTGATGCACTTGTGTGCCTCCTGCTGTGGGAGGAGGGATTAGGGACAAGAGGAGGCTGTGTGCCTATCACTCTCCTAACAGAGGGGAGGGGCTTGTCCTAGTGTGTCATAAATGGGGCCCCGCCCCACTCATCACTcagttaaaatgtttttttctcctaaggCAAGCATGCCAATTTAGTCGTCTGTTTCATCCGGGATGACAGAAGCCAGATTCTGGAtgagctttctgtttttttctccctttctgatgTTTGAGGAAAGGGTCCTAGGGGGAGGCAGTCTCTATTCTGTTGtaataatcttttcttctttattcattctttcaaatgcTGGCCAGTTTAATTTCCTTATATTATTGCTTTGATCATTTCACCCCCATGTTACAAAAAAATGACATCCTCCCATTTTTGTAGCTTGAAGTCCT of the Equus quagga isolate Etosha38 chromosome 13, UCLA_HA_Equagga_1.0, whole genome shotgun sequence genome contains:
- the LOC124251353 gene encoding hormone-sensitive lipase-like, with translation MRPGRSTSSLREITTVEPGAETVSRLDQEPEPHQTPITQPEPGPEEAPTAQPASKTQQGPNTQQEPASQQMPFTQQEPLAEHEAESQQEPRTQQKNALLQEFLAPQEPAPQQSPPTQRVHFAQQEAALQQRPGPGLESRSQKEPHLREGCAAQTGSGPGEPPLAQREAGSTPPDQPRHGPQNGPPAQIESMSQETPGQSVPTAQPTAPVQGAKSQQGSFMEWGFLSEWNQMSSQQPASGWKTRFEWVTDLDSESDSGSQSGSDSPSTRGGTVAQEMKLVFKGKSGYGVMSGYGGTSAPGKNSPSKKHRHYRHTGECEPGGQGASQDSHSFSQGY